The Streptomyces sp. NBC_00162 sequence ACCTTCCGCGGAACCATGTACTCGGGCAGGGTCTGCTTGCAGAACGCGCTGATCACGAGGGGGTCGGCGGTGAAGCCGCGGGCGGGCACGACGTACGCGTACAGCTCCGGATCGTTGCCCGGACGCGGGCGGACCACGGCGGCGGCCGCCTCGACACCGGGGAACTCCAGGAGCCTGCGCTCGATCTCCCCCAGCTCCACGCGGTTGCCCCGGATCTTGACCTGGAGATCGGAACGGCCGACGAAGTACAGCTCACCACTCTCGCCGCGGTATGCCAAGTCATTTGACTTGTACACGAGTTGACCGGAGCGGGGGTTGAGCGGATCGGGCACCAGGACGGCCCGGGTGGCCTCCGGATCGTCCCAGTAGCCGGTGAAGAGGGAGGGGCCGCGCAGGTGGATCTCGCCCACCGCGCCGGGTTCCCCGACGGGCCGGCCGTCCTCATCGATCAGCAGCATCTCCGCGCCCGGGTAGGCGAATCCGATGGAGAGCTTGTCGACGCCCTCGGGCAGCGGGTTCGGCACGTCGGTGAGGGAGAAGGCCATCGCCTCGGTGGGGCCGAAGCAGTTCACCACCCGAGCCTGCGGCAACAGGCCCTGCAGCTGGCGCAGTTCCGGAAGCGGGAAGGCCTCGCCGGAGAACAGCACGCCGCGCAGCTGGCCGGCCAGCGCGGCCAGGCCCTTGGCCTCGTGGCGCAGTACGGGCCGCCAGATCGACGGCACCCCATCGACCTGGGTGGCGCCGGTCTCGGTCAGGAAGCGCAGCAGCCGGCGCGGCCAGTGCATCAGCTCCCGCGGTACGGGGATCAGCTGGGCGCCCGAGCCGAGGGCGAGCCCGATGTCCAGCAGCGCGAAGTCGAACTGGAGCGGCGAGGTGGTGGCGAGCCGGTCCTCGGCCGTGACGATGGAGTGCTGGAGCATCCCCCGGTAGAAGGCGAGCACCCCGCGGTGGCTCATGACCACGCCCTTGGGGCGCCCCGTGGTCCCCGAGGTGAAGATCATGTACGCGGCGTCGGTGCCGACCGCCTCCCGCCGGTGACGGGTGCGGGGCGCGGGCGCGCGCTCCACGACCACCCCGTCCGGGCCGAAGCGTGCCGTGCCGATGGACTCCGGGACGCCCTCGCGCGTGCCGTCCGCCGTCTGGAGGTGCAGGGCGGGCTCCGCGGTGGCGGCGATGGCCAGCAGCCGCGGGGTGGGGACCTCCGGGCTCACCGGGATGAATGTGAGCCCGAGCATCGAGCAGGCGAGGAGCACGGCCACGGCGGCCGCCGAGTTGTCGGACTCCAGGATCACCCGGTCGCCGATGTCGAGGCCGAGCGAGTCCAGGGTCACCGCGTAGTCGTGGGCCCTGCGCTCGAGTTGGCGGTAGGTCAGCACCCGGGAGGCGCCGTCGGGGCCGGCCTCCCAGGCCGCCGGGCTGTCCGGCGCGGTCCTGGCCGCCGCCAGCATGAACTCGTGGATGCGCTCCGCCGGTCCGCGGACCGCGGCCGGGCGTATCGTGCTCAGGCTCACCGCTGTGCCACCTCTGCTCGTCCGGGTCCAACTGCTCGTCGTCGTCCATTGCTCATCAGGAGATCCGCTCCTTCAGGTCCGTCAGCCAGCTGTCGATGACGGGGGCCGTCGTGTCGACGTGCTGCTCGACGATGGTGAAGTGGGTGCCGGGGACGGTCGCCACGGTGTCGGCGCCCTCCCAGTCGGCCTGCCATCCGGCGTCGGGTGCGATGGCCGCGTCATCGCCCATCTCGAACAGGTCCCCGGCCCGTACGAACAGCACCGGCGCCTCGATCGCGTCCTGCCGGAACTGCGGCAGCAGTTCCACGTACCGCCCCATCGCGGAGAGTTCGGCGCTGCTGAAGGAGCCCAGCGTGGCGGCCTTGTCGGGGACGGCGAACGCCATCTGGTCGAAGAGCGCGTCGTTCGTCGCGCCCATGTAGTAGGTGTCCAGCAGGACCAGCCCGGCGGGGCGCACCCCGTGGACCTGCTCCAGGCGAGCCACGGTGGCGTGCGCGAGCAGACCGCCCGAGGAGAAGCCGAGCAGGGCGAACGGCTCCCCGTCCGCGGCGCGCAGCACGGCCTCGGCGAGAACGTCCACCGCCGCGCCGAAGGACTCCGGCAGGGCCTCCCCACGCCCGAACCCGGGGGTGGGGATACCGGAGACGGGCATCGACAGCCGGGCCGCGAGCCGCGCGTGCTGGTGCACGCCGCCCGCCACGGTCGGCGTGCTGAGGCAGATCAGCCGGGGCGTCCGGGACCCCTCCGGCCGGGTGCGTGCCCCGTAGGACACCGCCGCGGGCAGTTCCGCCAGGTCGGCCGCCGAGGCGAAGGCGGGCCGCAGCGCCGCCACGGACCGCAGCATGGCCAGGCCGGGCTGGAGGTTCCCCGACATGATCGCGTCGAGGAACAGTCCGTACAGCGTGTCGTCGGCCCGGTCGGCGCCGTGCGGGGACGGTGCGTCGCCCTGCCCCCGCTCCCCCATCACGGCGCCCATCCGGTCGGCGAGCAGCCGGGCCAGCTCCAGCGGGTTCTTGCTGTCGAAGACCACCATGGCCGGCAGGGAGAGCCCGGACGCGGAGTTCAGCCGGTTGCGGAGTTCGACTGCGGTCAGCGAGTCGAATCCGGCCTCCAGGAAGCCCGCTTCGGCGTCGACCGCGCTCGCGTCGGCGTGCCCGAGGACCTCGGCCGCGTGGGTGAGCACCGCGTCGAGCACCGCCTTCTCGCGCTCGGCGCCGCCCAGCACGCGCACCTTCTCGCGCAGCGCGCCGGCCTCGGCGGCTCCGGCCGCGGCGCCGGCCCGGCGGCGCACCGCGGGGGCCAGGCCGCGCAGCAGGGCGGGCACCTCGTCGGTACGGGCCCGCAGGGCGGCCAGGTCCACCCGCAGCGGTACGAGGGCGGGGGCGTCGGCCGCGACCGCCGCGTCGAGGAGCCACAGGCCCTCCTCCTCGGACAGGGCGGGCGTCCCGCTGCGCCGCATCCGCTGGAGGTCGGCCTCGCCGAGCCACTGGCTCAGTCCGGTCTCGGTGTCCCACAGTCCGAAGGCCATCGAGGTGGCAGCCAGCCCCTGCGAGCGGCGGTGCTGGGCGAGCGCGTCGAGGAAGACGTTCGCCGCCGCGTAGTTGCCCTGTCCGGCGGCCATGACCAGGCCGCCGGCCGAGGAGAACAGGGCGAAGACGGAAAGGTCGTGACCGGCCGTCAGTTCGTGCAGGTACCAGGCCGCGTCCGCCTTCGCCCGCAGTACGGTGTCCACCTGCTCGGGGGTGAGCGCCCCGACCAGGCCGTTGTGGGCGACCCCGGCGGCGTGGACGATCCCGCGCAGCGGGTGCGCCGGGTCGATGCCGCCGATCAGCGCGGCCACGGCGGCCCGGTCGGACACGTCGCAGGCGGCGATCTCCACCCGGGCGCCGAGCGTGGCCAGTTCGTCACGGAGTCCGGCCGCGTTCGGCGCGCCGAGTCCGCGTCGGCTGGTGAGCAAGAGGTGCCGTACGCCGTGCGCGGTCACCAGGTGCCGGGCGACGAGGGCGCCCAGACCGCCGGTGCCGCCGGTGATCAGGACGGTTCCCTCGGTGTCCCAGGGCGTGTCGCCGCCCGGTGCGGCGGACCGGACGAGGCGCGGCGCGAGGACCCTGCCCTGCCGGATCGCCAGCTCGGGCTCGCCCGAGGCGAGTGCGGCGGCCAGCGTCTTCGGGGACACCTCGGCCTCCTCCAGGTCCAGCAGTACGAACCGGCCCGGGTTCTCCGCCTGCGCGGCCCGCACCAGCCCCCACACCGGGGCCTGTCGTACGTCGACCGGGTCGCCGTCGGCCACGGCCGACGCGGCCCGGGTGACCAGGACCAGCCGCGACCGCGCGAACGCCGGCTCGGCCAGCCACTGCTGTACGGCGGCCAGCGCCGTGTCCACCGCCGAGCGGACCCCGGCGGGGACCGCCTCCTCGCGGCCCGCGCCGGGCCCGGTCGCCAGGACCGGCAGCAGCACGGTGTCCGGTACCTCGTCCTGCGCCGCGCCGAGCGCGTCGAGTCCGGGAGCCACCGGAACCCCGGCCACCTCCAGGCCCGGTCCGGCGACCGTGCACGCGCCGCGCGGTCCGGAACCGCCGCCGACCGGCTGCCATTCGACGGACAGCAGCGCGTCCCGGAAGCCCCCGGTCGGCAGCTGTTCGGCGGCGACCGGCCGCAGCAGCAGCGCGGCGACGGAGGCCACCGGCGCTCCGGCCGGGTCGGCCAGGTCGAGGCGTACGGCGTTGCGCTGGCCTTCGACGGGCGCGAGCCGGACCCGTACGGCGGTGGCGGACGCGGCGTGCAGGGTGACGCCCGCCCAGGCGAAGGGAAGCAGCGCGCCCCCCGCGTCTTCCTCCGCGCCGAGCCCGCCGAAGCCGAGCGCGTGCATCGAGGCGTCGAGCAGGGCCGGGTGGAGTCCGAACCGTCCGGCGTCGGCGTGCGCCTGCTCGGGCAGTTCGATCTCGGCGTAGAGCGCGTCGTCCAGCCGCCAGGCGGCCGTCAGGCCCTGGAAGACGGGGCCGTAGCCGAACCCGCGCTCCTGGAGCCGGTCGTACAGTTCGGCCGCGTCCAGCTCGGCCGCGCCGGCGGGCGGCCAGGCGGTGAGACCGTCGCCGGGCTCGGTGGCGCCGGGCGCGAGGAAGCCGTCGGCGTGCCGGGTCCACGGCTCGTCGGGCCGGGCCTCGGGGCGCGAGTAGACCTGTACGGCGCGCCGCGCCCGGTCGTCGGGTTCGCCCACGACGACCTGGAGGGAGACGCCGCCGCGCTCGGGCAGCACGAGCGGGGCCTGGAGGGTGAGCTCCTCCAGGAGTCCGCAGCCGACGTGGTCGCCGGCCTGGAGCGCGAGCTCCACGAAGCCCGTGCCGGGGAGCAGCACGCTGCCGTGCACGGCGTGGTCGGCCACCCACGGCTGGGCGTCCAGGGAGATCCGTGCGGTGAAGGTGACCGCGTCGGAGTCGGGTGACGGCAGCACGGCCGCGAGGAGCGGGTGGTCGAGGGCGTCCTGGCCGACGGCGACGGCATCGGTGGCGGGCTTGGCGGCGTCGACCCAGTAGCGGGCGCGCTGGAAGGGATAGGTGGGCAGGTCGACGAGGCGGGCTCCGGTGCCCGCGTAGAAGGCCTCCCAGTCGACGGGTACGCCCGCCACGTACAGCTGGGCGAGAGCCGAGACCAGTGACTCGGGCTCCCCGCGGTCCTTGCGCAGGGCGGCGGCCGAGACGGCCTCCTCGGAGTCGAGGACCTGCTGGGCGAGAGCGGTGAGCACGCCGCCGGGCCCGATCTCCAGGAACCGGGTGACGCCCTGCTCCTCCAGCGTGTGGACGGCGTCGGCGAAGCGGACGGCCTCGCGGACCTGGCCGGCCCAGTAGTCGGGGGACTGCCAGGCGTCGGACAGTTCGCCGGAGACCGTGGAGACGACGGGTATGCGCGGCTCGCCGAAGCTCAACTCCCGGGCGAGGGAACGGAACTCGTCCAGCATCGGGTCCATCAGCGCCGAGTGGAAGGCGTGCGAGACGGCGAGACGGCTGGTCTTGCGGCCGGCCGCGGCGAAGTGTTCGCCGACGGCCAGGACGGCCGCCTCGACACCCGAAACCACCACGGATTCGGGTCCGTTGACGGCCGCGACCCCGACCCCGTCGGTGAGCAGCGGCAGCACGTCCTCCTCCGTCGCCTGGACTGCGAGCATCGCGCCACCGGCCGGGAGTTCCTGCATCAGACGGCCGCGCGCGACGACCAG is a genomic window containing:
- a CDS encoding AMP-binding protein, giving the protein MSLSTIRPAAVRGPAERIHEFMLAAARTAPDSPAAWEAGPDGASRVLTYRQLERRAHDYAVTLDSLGLDIGDRVILESDNSAAAVAVLLACSMLGLTFIPVSPEVPTPRLLAIAATAEPALHLQTADGTREGVPESIGTARFGPDGVVVERAPAPRTRHRREAVGTDAAYMIFTSGTTGRPKGVVMSHRGVLAFYRGMLQHSIVTAEDRLATTSPLQFDFALLDIGLALGSGAQLIPVPRELMHWPRRLLRFLTETGATQVDGVPSIWRPVLRHEAKGLAALAGQLRGVLFSGEAFPLPELRQLQGLLPQARVVNCFGPTEAMAFSLTDVPNPLPEGVDKLSIGFAYPGAEMLLIDEDGRPVGEPGAVGEIHLRGPSLFTGYWDDPEATRAVLVPDPLNPRSGQLVYKSNDLAYRGESGELYFVGRSDLQVKIRGNRVELGEIERRLLEFPGVEAAAAVVRPRPGNDPELYAYVVPARGFTADPLVISAFCKQTLPEYMVPRKVGLIPGLPLTPNGKTDRRALAARAAEEA